A single window of Streptomyces sp. NBC_00464 DNA harbors:
- a CDS encoding DUF1015 domain-containing protein has translation MNTRGRADQGLHLIPFRGLRYVPERVGSLAAVTSPPYDVVVRPDGLLHLESADPRNIVRLILPQADTASARHEQAAATLNQWLAEGILAPDPEPALYVYEQRNGEILQRGVIGALALSGPADGIVLPHEDVMADVVEDRADLMRTTAAHLEPLLLTYRSDGNATGATAAIERTIHRPPLLATTTEDGFSHRLWAVNDAAERSAIEADLARHQALIADGHHRWATYLRLQQEQAAPGPWDFGLVLLVDTARYPLRVRSIHRLLHGLPVADALAALTGRFRIRDIEGPLPRAMDALAGAAAEGNAFLLAGDGGFHLVDRPDRALLTRTVPTDRPTAWRTLDATVLHSALLDHVWQIPDDPAHIAYIHDTAAAVEQAERHNSTAVLMHPVREEVVRDLARQGVTMPRKSTSFGPKPATGLVLRSLTLG, from the coding sequence ATGAACACACGAGGCCGCGCGGACCAGGGACTGCACCTGATTCCGTTCCGTGGACTGCGCTACGTCCCCGAGCGGGTCGGCAGTCTTGCCGCGGTGACCTCGCCCCCGTACGACGTTGTCGTACGGCCCGACGGCCTGCTCCACCTGGAATCGGCGGATCCGCGCAACATCGTGCGCCTGATCCTGCCGCAGGCGGACACCGCGTCCGCCCGCCACGAACAGGCCGCCGCGACCCTGAACCAATGGCTCGCGGAGGGAATCCTCGCCCCCGATCCCGAACCCGCGCTCTACGTGTACGAGCAGCGCAACGGCGAGATCCTCCAGCGCGGCGTCATCGGCGCGCTGGCCCTCTCCGGCCCCGCCGACGGCATCGTGCTCCCGCACGAGGACGTGATGGCCGATGTCGTCGAGGACCGCGCCGACCTGATGCGGACCACCGCGGCCCACCTCGAACCGCTGCTGCTGACCTATCGCAGCGACGGCAACGCCACCGGGGCAACCGCCGCCATCGAGCGCACGATCCACCGCCCGCCGCTGCTCGCCACCACCACGGAGGACGGCTTCAGCCACCGGCTCTGGGCGGTCAATGACGCCGCCGAACGATCGGCGATCGAGGCAGATCTGGCCCGTCACCAGGCCCTGATCGCCGACGGCCACCACCGCTGGGCCACCTATCTGAGGCTTCAACAGGAACAGGCCGCCCCCGGCCCGTGGGACTTCGGCCTGGTGCTCCTGGTCGACACGGCCCGCTACCCGCTGCGGGTCCGCTCCATCCACCGGCTGTTGCACGGGCTGCCCGTCGCCGACGCACTCGCCGCACTGACCGGCCGCTTCCGGATCCGTGACATCGAGGGGCCGCTCCCCCGGGCCATGGACGCTCTGGCCGGGGCCGCCGCGGAGGGCAACGCCTTCCTGCTCGCGGGCGACGGCGGTTTCCATCTGGTCGACCGCCCCGACCGGGCCCTGCTGACCCGCACCGTCCCCACGGACCGACCGACCGCCTGGCGCACGCTCGACGCGACGGTTCTGCACTCGGCGCTGCTCGACCATGTCTGGCAGATCCCCGACGACCCGGCACACATCGCCTACATCCACGACACCGCGGCCGCCGTGGAGCAGGCAGAACGCCACAACTCGACGGCGGTCCTGATGCATCCGGTACGCGAAGAGGTCGTCCGGGACCTGGCCCGTCAGGGCGTGACCATGCCGCGCAAGTCGACCTCCTTCGGCCCCAAACCGGCCACTGGCCTGGTCCTGCGCAGCCTCACCCTCGGCTGA
- a CDS encoding HAD-IIA family hydrolase translates to MSQASRTRPSGSSTALSEAYDTALLDLDGVVYAGGQAIDHAVEALGTARDGGMHLAYVTNNALRTPDAVAEHLTELGVPAEPADVITSAQAVARLIADQLPAGARVLVIGGEGLRVALRERGLEPVESADDDPVAVAQGYGGPDMAWGRFAEASYAINRGLPWFASNTDLTIPSARGIAPGNGAAVAVVRIATGAEPQVAGKPLPPMHRETVLRTGAERPLVVGDRLDTDIEGAFNGGVDSLLVLTGVTDAAQLLAARPEHRPTYVDADLRGLLTGQPEVTQEGESFRCGGWMASVRAEELVLDGDGEALDGLRALSAAAWSHAGEGSCGLDAGKAVARLGL, encoded by the coding sequence ATGAGTCAGGCGAGCAGGACCAGGCCGAGCGGGAGCAGCACCGCGTTGAGCGAGGCGTACGACACGGCGCTGCTCGATCTCGACGGGGTGGTGTACGCGGGCGGGCAGGCGATCGACCATGCGGTCGAGGCGCTCGGCACGGCGCGGGACGGCGGAATGCACCTGGCGTACGTGACCAACAACGCGCTGCGGACGCCGGACGCCGTGGCGGAGCATCTGACCGAGCTCGGGGTGCCGGCCGAGCCTGCCGACGTGATCACGTCGGCGCAGGCCGTGGCCCGGCTGATCGCCGATCAGCTGCCCGCCGGAGCCCGGGTGCTGGTGATCGGGGGCGAAGGGCTGCGGGTGGCGCTGCGTGAACGCGGGCTGGAGCCCGTGGAGTCGGCGGACGACGACCCGGTCGCGGTGGCGCAGGGTTACGGCGGGCCCGACATGGCGTGGGGCCGGTTCGCCGAGGCGTCCTATGCGATCAACCGCGGGCTGCCGTGGTTCGCGTCCAACACGGACCTGACCATTCCGAGCGCCCGGGGGATCGCGCCGGGCAACGGGGCGGCCGTGGCGGTCGTACGGATCGCGACCGGGGCCGAGCCGCAGGTGGCAGGGAAGCCGCTGCCCCCGATGCACAGGGAGACGGTGCTGCGGACCGGTGCCGAACGGCCGCTGGTGGTCGGGGACCGGCTGGACACCGACATCGAGGGGGCGTTCAACGGTGGCGTGGACTCGCTGCTGGTGCTGACCGGGGTGACGGACGCGGCGCAGCTGTTGGCTGCCAGGCCGGAACACCGGCCGACGTATGTGGACGCCGATCTGCGTGGACTGCTGACGGGACAGCCGGAGGTGACGCAGGAGGGCGAGAGCTTCCGTTGCGGCGGCTGGATGGCGTCCGTCCGGGCCGAGGAGCTGGTGCTGGACGGTGACGGGGAGGCGCTCGACGGTCTCCGCGCGCTGAGCGCGGCGGCGTGGTCGCACGCCGGGGAGGGCTCGTGCGGGCTGGACGCGGGGAAGGCGGTGGCCCGGCTCGGGCTGTAG
- a CDS encoding sigma-70 family RNA polymerase sigma factor — translation MDEHEALAERFEAQRGLLRAVAHRMLGSLDEADDAVQETWLRLCRVDADEVDNLAGWLRTVVTRICLDMLRSRRSRREDLREQQVLDQVSDSARESRPEDEALLADSVSRALLVVLDTLEPVERIAFVLHDMFAVPFSEIAPLVERTPVTTKKIASRARHKVRGTPVVPAAELARQRQVVSAFLTAARAGDLTAILAVLAPDVVRRADPFAVPPGGLAEARGARAVAEGTAALAHRSQLAELALVDGTVGVVVAPRGRLLFALSFTFEDDRITSYDVIADPARLRRLSLAVLD, via the coding sequence GTGGACGAGCACGAGGCACTGGCGGAACGCTTCGAGGCGCAGCGCGGGCTGCTGCGCGCGGTCGCCCACCGGATGCTCGGCTCACTGGACGAGGCCGACGACGCCGTCCAGGAGACCTGGCTCCGCCTCTGCCGGGTCGACGCGGACGAGGTGGACAACCTGGCCGGCTGGCTGCGGACCGTGGTGACCCGCATCTGCCTCGACATGTTGCGCTCCCGCAGGTCGCGTCGGGAGGACCTGCGGGAACAGCAGGTCCTCGACCAGGTCTCGGACTCCGCGCGGGAAAGCCGTCCGGAGGACGAGGCGCTGTTGGCCGACTCGGTGAGCCGTGCGCTGCTCGTGGTCCTGGACACACTGGAACCCGTCGAGCGGATCGCGTTCGTGCTGCACGACATGTTCGCCGTGCCGTTCAGCGAGATCGCCCCCCTCGTGGAACGCACCCCGGTCACCACGAAGAAGATCGCCAGCCGCGCGCGCCACAAGGTGCGGGGCACACCCGTGGTCCCGGCGGCCGAACTGGCCCGGCAGCGTCAGGTCGTCTCGGCGTTCCTCACCGCCGCGCGGGCCGGTGACCTCACCGCGATCCTCGCGGTACTGGCTCCCGACGTGGTGCGCCGTGCCGACCCCTTCGCGGTGCCGCCGGGCGGGTTGGCCGAGGCCCGCGGCGCGCGAGCCGTCGCGGAGGGCACGGCTGCGCTGGCCCACCGGTCACAACTCGCCGAACTCGCGCTGGTCGACGGCACGGTGGGAGTCGTCGTGGCCCCGCGCGGCCGTCTGCTGTTCGCCCTCTCCTTCACATTCGAGGACGACAGGATCACCTCGTACGACGTGATCGCCGACCCCGCACGCCTGCGCCGGCTCAGCCTCGCCGTCCTCGACTGA
- a CDS encoding FMN-dependent NADH-azoreductase: MTSLLHLDSSANRSDESVSRQLTALFARTWRAANGPAGYRYRDLAADPVPPVATAYCALGRRAERNGVVPPDAVDALIGSVAEEREWSLTLPLVTELLAADTVLIGAPMYNYAVSASLKAWIDRVSFPGALVDPDTGDGLLRGTKVVVISARGGAYGPGTPREAWDFQTPYLRAYLGEKGVAPADLHFIAAEMTMAEVVPDLARFRPMAASSLAAARAEVIAVASGRSPAAGRSADTEGRIDAPAG, encoded by the coding sequence ATGACATCCTTGTTGCACCTGGATTCCAGTGCCAATCGCTCCGACGAGTCGGTCAGCAGGCAACTGACCGCGCTGTTCGCCCGCACGTGGCGGGCCGCGAACGGACCGGCCGGATACCGGTACCGGGACCTGGCCGCCGACCCGGTGCCGCCGGTGGCGACCGCCTACTGCGCCCTCGGCCGGCGAGCGGAGCGGAACGGGGTCGTCCCGCCGGACGCGGTCGACGCCCTGATCGGGAGCGTGGCCGAGGAACGGGAATGGTCGCTGACCCTCCCACTGGTCACCGAACTGCTGGCGGCCGACACAGTGCTGATCGGCGCCCCGATGTACAACTACGCGGTCTCCGCCTCGCTGAAGGCGTGGATCGACCGGGTGAGTTTCCCCGGGGCGCTGGTCGACCCGGACACGGGGGACGGCCTGCTGCGCGGGACGAAGGTCGTGGTGATCAGCGCACGGGGCGGCGCCTACGGCCCGGGGACTCCTCGGGAGGCCTGGGACTTCCAGACGCCGTACCTGCGGGCCTACCTCGGTGAGAAGGGGGTGGCGCCGGCGGACCTGCACTTCATCGCCGCCGAGATGACCATGGCCGAGGTGGTCCCGGACCTGGCCCGTTTCCGGCCGATGGCCGCGAGCTCGCTCGCCGCGGCGCGAGCGGAAGTGATCGCGGTCGCCTCGGGCAGGTCCCCGGCAGCGGGCCGGAGCGCGGACACGGAAGGCCGGATCGACGCTCCAGCAGGGTAG
- a CDS encoding FecCD family ABC transporter permease, which translates to MALAALVLVCLASIAIGAKGLPIADVWHGLFHYAGSGDDVLVRKVRIPRTVLGLIVGAALGLAGAVMQALTRNPLAEPGLLGVNAGASAAVVSAISFFGVTSLTGYVWFAFAGAAIVSVAVYLLGGSRSANPVRLALAGTAVTAALYGYVNAVQLLDSAALDRLRFWTVGSLASANMETVGKVWPFIALGVLLTLLIARPLNALEMGDDTARSLGAHLTRTRILAMLAVTLLCGAATAACGPIVFIGLMIPHLVRAITGPDMRWILPYAAVLSPVLLLGADVVGRIVARPSELQVGIVTALLGGPVFIHLVRRKRMSQL; encoded by the coding sequence GTGGCGTTGGCCGCCCTGGTGCTGGTGTGCCTGGCGAGTATCGCGATCGGTGCCAAGGGGCTGCCCATCGCCGATGTGTGGCACGGCCTGTTCCACTATGCGGGGAGCGGCGACGACGTCCTCGTACGGAAGGTACGGATCCCCCGGACCGTCCTCGGGCTGATCGTCGGTGCCGCGCTCGGACTCGCCGGGGCCGTGATGCAGGCGCTGACCCGCAACCCGCTCGCCGAGCCCGGGCTCCTCGGTGTCAATGCCGGTGCGTCGGCGGCGGTGGTCTCCGCCATCAGCTTCTTCGGCGTCACCTCGCTGACCGGATACGTCTGGTTCGCCTTCGCCGGGGCCGCGATCGTCTCGGTCGCCGTGTATCTGCTCGGCGGCAGCCGGTCCGCCAATCCCGTACGGCTCGCCCTGGCCGGGACGGCCGTCACCGCTGCGCTGTACGGCTACGTCAACGCCGTACAGCTGCTGGATTCGGCGGCGCTGGACCGGCTGCGGTTCTGGACCGTCGGTTCGCTGGCCTCCGCGAACATGGAGACCGTCGGCAAGGTGTGGCCGTTCATCGCGCTCGGCGTGCTGCTCACGCTGCTCATCGCGCGGCCGCTCAACGCCCTGGAGATGGGCGACGACACGGCGCGGTCCCTCGGCGCCCATCTGACCCGGACCCGGATCCTCGCGATGCTCGCCGTCACCCTGCTGTGCGGGGCCGCGACGGCCGCGTGCGGGCCGATCGTCTTCATCGGGCTGATGATCCCGCACCTGGTGCGTGCGATCACCGGTCCCGACATGCGGTGGATCCTGCCGTACGCGGCCGTGCTCTCCCCGGTGCTCCTGCTCGGCGCGGACGTGGTCGGCCGGATCGTCGCCCGCCCGTCCGAACTGCAGGTCGGCATCGTCACCGCGCTGCTCGGCGGACCCGTCTTCATCCATCTCGTACGACGCAAGAGGATGTCCCAGCTGTGA
- a CDS encoding FecCD family ABC transporter permease, with protein MNVRASLVIVLLAVVAAGAAVVLIGSGDFAMTPGEVVTTLFGHGTFQQEFIVTDLRLPRVLVGLLVGAALGVGGAVFQTISRNPLGSPDVLGFGQGATVGALTVIVLFQGGAAAVAGGAVAGGLLTGVAVYLLAWKRGVHGFRLVLVGIGAAAMLTAATQYLITKANLVDATRAVVWMTGSLDGRDWAQVWPLLVVCGVLLPLVFGHGPALRVMEMGDDAAYALGVRVERTRLVLMGSAVLLVAVATAAAGPIAFVSLSAPQLARRLTRSTGPNLVAATVMGAALLLVADWVSMEAFGDRQLPVGVVTGVLGGCYLLWLLVSERKAGRI; from the coding sequence ATGAACGTCCGGGCGTCCCTCGTCATCGTGCTGCTCGCCGTCGTGGCGGCGGGCGCGGCCGTCGTCCTCATCGGCAGCGGCGACTTCGCGATGACGCCGGGCGAGGTCGTCACCACGCTCTTCGGGCACGGCACCTTCCAGCAGGAGTTCATCGTCACGGACCTGCGCCTGCCGCGGGTGCTGGTCGGGCTCCTCGTCGGGGCGGCGCTCGGCGTCGGCGGCGCCGTCTTCCAGACCATCTCGCGCAACCCGCTCGGCAGCCCCGACGTGCTCGGCTTCGGCCAGGGCGCGACCGTGGGCGCGCTGACCGTGATCGTCCTCTTCCAGGGCGGCGCGGCCGCCGTCGCGGGCGGCGCGGTGGCCGGCGGCCTGCTGACCGGGGTCGCCGTCTACCTGCTGGCATGGAAGCGCGGGGTCCACGGATTCCGGCTCGTCCTGGTGGGCATCGGCGCGGCCGCCATGCTCACCGCCGCGACCCAGTACCTGATCACCAAGGCCAACCTCGTCGACGCGACCCGTGCCGTCGTCTGGATGACGGGCTCGCTCGACGGCCGGGACTGGGCCCAGGTCTGGCCCCTGCTCGTGGTCTGCGGCGTGCTGCTCCCGCTGGTGTTCGGCCATGGGCCCGCCCTGCGGGTGATGGAGATGGGCGACGACGCGGCGTACGCGCTCGGGGTACGGGTCGAGCGCACCCGGCTCGTCCTGATGGGCTCCGCCGTGCTGCTCGTGGCTGTCGCCACGGCCGCCGCGGGACCGATCGCGTTCGTCTCGCTGAGCGCCCCGCAGCTGGCTCGGCGGCTCACCCGCTCCACCGGCCCCAACCTGGTGGCCGCGACCGTCATGGGAGCGGCGCTCCTCCTCGTCGCCGACTGGGTGTCGATGGAGGCCTTCGGCGACCGGCAACTGCCCGTCGGCGTGGTCACCGGGGTGCTCGGCGGCTGCTATCTGCTGTGGCTCCTGGTTTCCGAGCGCAAGGCGGGCCGCATATGA